In Ostrea edulis chromosome 4, xbOstEdul1.1, whole genome shotgun sequence, a single window of DNA contains:
- the LOC125668644 gene encoding uncharacterized protein LOC125668644 → MNFFTLLAIPLLCHVTWGCCTPKQWSGNMGYMVGTNKNGKGGLEAGSEKIFYDAKNTKIASFFEVYLDGKPYKGQVVMDYEKRVQYVVVDGRCNTTRLRGEFKEACVPKGSKPLSDTHMGTADDSVDITVYERSFKAEKTMGNAYFSITNKLCIPVGETITGSSRGVGFMATVGFTGIEPGIKDPRVFDKPRECSRFVEEIDMDPYEKFGFANHKMSSLF, encoded by the exons ATGAATTTTTTTACTCTCCTCGCCATCCCACTGCTGTGTCACGTGACTTGGGGATGCTGTACCCCCAAACAATGGAGCGGGAACATGGGATATATGGTCGGCaccaacaaaaatggaaaaggaGGATTAGAAGCT gGAAGCGAGAAAATTTTCTATGATGCCAAAAACACCAAAATTGCCTCCTTTTTTGAGGTTTATTTGGATGGTAAGCCATACAAAGGACAAGTTGTGATGGACTATGAAAAA AGAGTTCAATATGTGGTAGTAGATGGACGTTGCAACACCACACGACTGAGGGGCGAATTTAAGGAAGCCTGCGTACCTA AGGGAAGCAAACCGCTGTCAGACACACACATGGGCACCGCAGACGACAGCGTAGACATCACTGTGTATGAACGCTCTTTCAAAGCTGAAAAAACCATGGGAAATGCATACTTCTCCATTACCAACAAACTCTGTATCCCTGTTGGAGAGACTATCACTGGATCGAGTAGAG GTGTTGGTTTCATGGCCACAGTTGGATTTACAGGAATTGAACCTGGCATCAAAGACCCCCGAGTCTTTGACAAACCAAGGGAGTGTAGCAGATTTGTTGAGGAg ATTGACATGGATCCCTATGAAAAGTTTGGGTTTGCGAACCACAAAATGTCCAGCCTGTTTTAA